A region of Lycium barbarum isolate Lr01 chromosome 1, ASM1917538v2, whole genome shotgun sequence DNA encodes the following proteins:
- the LOC132640620 gene encoding NAC domain-containing protein 71-like, with protein MGEISLPPGFRFHPTDQELVGYYLKRKTDELEIELEVIPIIDLYKFDPWELPENSFLPKRDMEWYFFCLRDKKYPNGLRTNRATKSGYWKATGKDRKVVCKPTVVGYIKTLVFYCGRAPLGNRTDWVMHEYRLCDDASQGTPIFQGPFALCRVIKRKENSSKTSDVHGGTTFKQVECNSSNEAFTSAETSNEPLLLSDDMPTQATCMSSDSNYSTPINSPYQTTQVREYDSAMATDAANIWMSQNRILDPSKECPQGRSISGNYLHEFSNSTLWQPSDQYDFTSSSSFPNFREEVELSGDLSGYGYVSPFSVHGNYMDFYGSEDISFKGYNQNNLLDNQNLF; from the exons ATGGGAGAAATATCACTACCTCCAGGATTTCGTTTCCATCCAACTGATCAGGAATTAGTTGGATATTACCTGAAAAGGAAAACTGATGAACTTGAAATTGAGTTGGAAGTCATACCAATAATAGACTTGTACAAATTTGACCCATGGGAGCTTCCAG AAAACTCTTTCTTGCCTAAGCGTGACATGGAGTGGTACTTTTTCTGCCTTCGGGACAAGAAATACCCGAATGGCTTGCGAACCAATCGAGCCACTAAATCTGGATACTGGAAAGCAACAGGGAAAGACAGGAAAGTTGTCTGTAAGCCTACAGTTGTTGGATACATAAAGACTCTAGTTTTCTATTGCGGAAGAGCTCCTCTCGGGAATAGAACTGATTGGGTGATGCATGAATATCGTCTCTGTGATGATGCTTCACAAGGCACTCCTATTTTCCAG GGGCCTTTTGCTCTTTGTCGTGTCATCAAGAGAAAGGAAAATTCATCAAAGACAAGTGACGTTCATGGAGGAACAACCTTTAAACAGGTTGAATGCAATTCGAGCAATGAAGCTTTTACCTCAGCAGAAACCTCAAATGAACCTCTTCTCCTTTCTGATGACATGCCAACTCAAGCTACATGCATGTCCAGTGACAGCAACTATTCAACTCCTATTAATTCTCCTTACCAGACAACACAAGTACGGGAGTATGACTCTGCAATGGCAACTGATGCTGCAAATATATGGATGTCACAGAATAGGATTCTTGATCCTTCAAAG GAATGTCCTCAAGGAAGAAGTATATCTGGAAACTATCTGCATGAGTTCTCAAACTCGACTTTATGGCAGCCAAGTGATCAGTATGACTTCACATCAAGTTCATCTTTCCCCAATTTTAGAGAGGAAGTTGAACTTTCTGGTGATCTTAGTGGATATGGCTATGTATCTCCCTTCTCAGTCCATGGAAACTACATGGATTTCTATGgcagtgaggatatttcttttaaAGGTTATAACCAGAACAACCTATTGGACAATCAAAATCTCTTCTGA